GTGACTCGGTGGAGATCGGCTTCAACTCCCGGTATCTGCTCGATATTTTGCAACAGGTCGAGGGCGATTCCGCTCAGATGGCTTTGTCCGATGCGGCTTCGCCGACCATTCTGCGCGATGCCGGGGACGCCAGCGCCATTTATGTGCTGATGCCGATGCGCGTATGAGGCCGATGCGCCCATGACCATTCGTATGGCGGCCGAACCCAGGGAGCGGGACCCCATGTCCGACGCCAAACCCCGGTCGATTCCGGATCCGGGCGAGGGCCGGAACAGGTTGGCAGTGGAACGCCTGACCTTGTCGGATTTCCGCTGCTATGCCTTTCAGCGCTTCGAGACCGGCGGCGACCCGGTTGTGCTCACCGGACCCAATGGCGCGGGCAAGACCAATGTATTGGAGGCCCTGTCCTTTCTGGTGCCGGGGCGAGGCTTGCGCCGGGTGCCGTTGAACGAGCCCAGCCGCGTGGGTGGCAAGGGCAACTGGGCGGTGGCGGCGCATCTGCAAACCCCGGTGGGCGGGGTGGATGTGGGTACCGGCCTGGAAACAAGCACCGAGGGCCGCGAGAAGCGCCTGGTCCGTATCGATGGCGAACCAGCACGCAATCAATCGGCTCTGGCCGAAGTGGTCAATGCCGTGTGGCTGACGCCGCAGATGGATCGGCTGTTCCAGGATGGCCCCGGCGCCCGGCGCCGGTTTCTCGATCGTTTGGTCTTTGGTTTCGATCCGGCCCATTCGGGGCGTCTGACCGGCTATGACCATGCTCTGCGCGAGCGCGGCAAACTGTTGCGCGATTCCCTGGACTCGGGGCGGCGTCCGGACGAGGCCTGGCTGGCGGGGCTGGAAGAGACGATGGCGGCGCGGGCCGTGGCCATCGTGGCGGCGCGCAAGGACATGGTCGAGCGATTGAACGATGCTTGTGCCTTGGCCAGCGGACCATTCCCCCGCGCCGGGTTGAGCCTGAATGGGACGCTGGAAGACTGGCTGGGCAATGCGCCGGCCTTGGACGTGGAAGAGCGATTGCGTCAGACCCTGGTCGGTTCACGCCCCACCGACGGGGAACGCGGCGGCGCCCCGGTGGGGCCCCATCGCTCGGACTTGGAGGTCCGCCACGGGATCAAGGATCTGCCTGCCCACCTCTGTTCGACGGGCGAGCAAAAGGCGTTGCTGATCGCCATTATCCTGGCCGATGCCCGCATGCGGGCCTTCGAGAGGGATGCGGCGCCGCTGGTCCTGCTGGACGAAGTGGGCGCGCATTTGGACGAAGAGCGGCGCGAGGCGCTGTTCGAAGAACTGTTCGGTCTTGGGGCTCAGGCCTGGATGACCGGCACCGATCCGGCCCTGTTCGCGCCCTTGCGCGGTCGGGCGCGGTTTTTTCATGTGGAAGACGGGGTTGCGGCCCCAAAGGATTGAGAGATGAGCGAGACCACCGATACCCCCGAAAACGCCGACGACTATGGCGCCGGATCCATCAAGGTCCTCAAGGGCCTGGAGGCGGTGCGCAAGCGTCCGGGCATGTATATCGGCGACACCGATGACGGCACCGGCCTGCATCACATGGTCTACGAGGTGGTGGACAACGCCATCGACGAAGCCCTGGCCGGTCATTGCGACACGGTGACCGTGACTCTCAACGCCGACGGCTCGGTGACGGTGACCGACAACGGTCGCGGCGTGCCGGTGGATATCCACGAGGAAGAAGGCGTTTCGGCGGCCGAGGTCATCATGACCCAGCTGCACGCGGGCGGGAAATTCGATTCCAATTCCTACAAGGTCTCCGGCGGCCTGCACGGGGTCGGCGTCTCGGTGGTCAATGCCCTGAGCGAAACCCTGGAACTGCGGGTATTCCGCGGCAATCAGGAATACTGGATGCGGTTCCGGCATGGCGATGCGGAAGCACCGCTGAAGATCTTGGGCCCCGCCAATGGCCAGACCGGCACCCATGTGACCTTCCTGCCCTCCAAGGAAACCTTCACCCAGACCGAATTCGACTTTGCCACTTTGGAACACCGATTGCGCGAACTGGCCTTTCTCAATTCCGGCGTACGGCTGTCTCTGACCGACGACCGTCATGTGGAGCCCAAGGCGGTGGATCTGCATTACGAAGGTGGGCTGGTGGAGTTTGTCCGCTATCTGGACCGATCCAAGAACGCCCTGATCCCGGAGACCGTCTCGTCCATGGGCGAAAAGGACGGGGTGACCGTGGAAATCGCGCTGCAATGGAACGACAGCTACCACGAGACCATGCTCTGCTTCACCAATAACATTCCGCAGCGTGATGGCGGCACCCATTTGGCCGGTTTCCGCGGCGCCCTGACCCGCACCATCAACAGCTACGCGACCAAATCGGGGATCACCAAAAAGGAAAAGGTCGGCATCACCGGCGACGATGCCCGCGAAGGCATGACCTGTGTGCTTTCGGTAAAGGTGCCGGACCCGAAATTCTCTTCGCAGACCAAGGACAAGCTGGTGTCGTCGGAAGTGCGCCCGATCGTCGAGAGCGTCGCCGGGGACCGCCTGGAACAATGGTTCGAGGAGCACCCCAACGAGGCCAAGCGGGTCATCGGCAAGATCGTCGAGGCCGCCGCCGCCCGCGAGGCGGCGCGCAAGGCCCGCGAACTGACCCGCCGTAAGGGGGCGTTGGATATCTCCACCCTGCCCGGCAAGCTGGCCGATTGTCAGGAGCGCGACCCGAAGCTCAGCGAACTGTTCATCGTCGAGGGTGATTCGGCCGGCGGGTCGGCCAAACAGGGTCGCGATCGACGGGCCCAGGCCATCCTGCCCCTGCGCGGCAAGATCCTCAACGTGGAGCGGGCCCGCTTCGACAAGATGCTCGGCTCGGCGGAAATCGGCACCTTGATCGCCGCCCTGGGCACCGGCATCGGACGCGAAGATTTCAACATCGAGAAATGCCGCTATCACAAGATCATCATCATGACCGATGCGGACGTGGACGGTTCGCATATCCGCACCCTTTTGCTCACCTTCCTTTATCGTCAGATGCCCGAAGTGATCGAGAAGGGCTATCTCTATATCGCTCAGCCACCCCTTTATCGGGCCAAGCGCGGATCGTCGGAGGTCTACCTCA
The sequence above is drawn from the Magnetospira sp. QH-2 genome and encodes:
- the recF gene encoding DNA replication/repair protein RecF, whose translation is MSDAKPRSIPDPGEGRNRLAVERLTLSDFRCYAFQRFETGGDPVVLTGPNGAGKTNVLEALSFLVPGRGLRRVPLNEPSRVGGKGNWAVAAHLQTPVGGVDVGTGLETSTEGREKRLVRIDGEPARNQSALAEVVNAVWLTPQMDRLFQDGPGARRRFLDRLVFGFDPAHSGRLTGYDHALRERGKLLRDSLDSGRRPDEAWLAGLEETMAARAVAIVAARKDMVERLNDACALASGPFPRAGLSLNGTLEDWLGNAPALDVEERLRQTLVGSRPTDGERGGAPVGPHRSDLEVRHGIKDLPAHLCSTGEQKALLIAIILADARMRAFERDAAPLVLLDEVGAHLDEERREALFEELFGLGAQAWMTGTDPALFAPLRGRARFFHVEDGVAAPKD
- the gyrB gene encoding DNA topoisomerase (ATP-hydrolyzing) subunit B, giving the protein MSETTDTPENADDYGAGSIKVLKGLEAVRKRPGMYIGDTDDGTGLHHMVYEVVDNAIDEALAGHCDTVTVTLNADGSVTVTDNGRGVPVDIHEEEGVSAAEVIMTQLHAGGKFDSNSYKVSGGLHGVGVSVVNALSETLELRVFRGNQEYWMRFRHGDAEAPLKILGPANGQTGTHVTFLPSKETFTQTEFDFATLEHRLRELAFLNSGVRLSLTDDRHVEPKAVDLHYEGGLVEFVRYLDRSKNALIPETVSSMGEKDGVTVEIALQWNDSYHETMLCFTNNIPQRDGGTHLAGFRGALTRTINSYATKSGITKKEKVGITGDDAREGMTCVLSVKVPDPKFSSQTKDKLVSSEVRPIVESVAGDRLEQWFEEHPNEAKRVIGKIVEAAAAREAARKARELTRRKGALDISTLPGKLADCQERDPKLSELFIVEGDSAGGSAKQGRDRRAQAILPLRGKILNVERARFDKMLGSAEIGTLIAALGTGIGREDFNIEKCRYHKIIIMTDADVDGSHIRTLLLTFLYRQMPEVIEKGYLYIAQPPLYRAKRGSSEVYLKDDAAMEEYLMNTAISEGAVLTLADGQQVAGDDLKVLVESARGMKSLLNGLTNKVPLAVVEQAAIEGILTEDLLTDPSRAATAATAVAARLEFFASEAEKGWQGSADSAAVQLLRTLRGVTEVHRLDKAILHSAEARHLNEAADALRQTYGAAAKLMIKERELPVNGPVDLFDGIMEAGRKGISVQRYKGLGEMNPEQLWETTLDPNVRSLLQVRVSHADEAEEVFSTLMGDVVEPRREFIQSNALKVVNLDV